The segment AATTAGATGGCCAGTTAGCGTAAGCATCCCTGCTCTTTTATACAAATAAGAAAGCCGCTCCTATACAGGGGCGGCTTTCTTATTTTAGGGTTGTTTCCAGAAAAACGAGGTTGAAACAACTTCCTGATTTATCATATAGGGGCTACTGACACCCGCACAGGTTCTTTTCCGCGGCACAGATATCGGCGTAGCCTTGGTCCAGTCTTCTAAGGAAGCCCGTGAGCCGTTGGTTGTGTTCCCGCACCGCATCTACTTTCATATCTTGGGGAGGTGTTTTGGAAAGCGTATCCAGTTCTTCTATGAGTTTCCTGAGCTCAATCTTCTTCTCGTAGAGGCGTTGCACGTAATCTGGCAAAGACTCTGCTGGGTACTGCGTTTTGAAGGCGTTTTCTATACAATCGTCTTGTTTCAGGTAGGTGATTATTTTACGTTCTACCTGCCCGTTTAACTCCTGCAAGCGGCTTTTCTCTTTTTGCAATTGCTGCTCTTCCAACCTCAGGTTGAACTGACGGGCAGCCTGTTTTACTTCCTCACGGCAGCTACGGCATTTAGTTGAATTGGCTTTCTCCAGCAGTGAATTCCGGAAGGCGATATTCTCCTCAGTAGGCGCCAACTCTCGCAGGCGGATAACCTCTCTCGCGTACAAATCATTATACTGAGCCGACTCTAGGCGGTTGAGGTGCCTTGAAATACCTTCTCCCTCCAGCGTGCTGGCCAGAAACTCGGGGTTAGGCAGCTCCACTGAGTACAGCTTGTTCAGGTACTGTTCCCGTTGGGCTACGGTATAAGACCGGGCAGTTTCCTGATCCAAGTCTAATAATGTATTCACCATGTCTTTCCCGTTTTTCAGGTTGAAATCAGATTCCATGTAAGAATCGGCGCTGGCCAGAATGGTATTGTACTCGCTTTTGAAGATACGCTGGTAAGAATGGTTGCGCGAGAACTCGCGATCACGCTGGTATGCCAAGGTCTTCAAACGCTTATAATCCTGAATCACGGCGAACAAAGTCTTGGCGTTGGCCTCTGGGCTATTGTTCTTGTAGTTGAGCCGGTAGTTGTTCAGGTTTTGCTTCAGGTCACTGAAGTTCCGCAGAAACTCCACAAACAGCTTTTCCTGCTTATAGGCGTCTTCGGTGACTAACCCCGCCGTGAAGGCCTGCTCTATCCGGATGCGACGTTTCTCTATGGTCTCTGAGGTGATGTCACTGCCGGATAGGGCATCCATGCGGTACAAAGATTTGTAGTTGGCCACCACCAGCACCGGATAATCTTTGTAATTCAGGGCTGCCTCTAATTTCTGCCGTTCAAATCCCTGCGGACTGTTGCTCAGCAACTCTGTTAAACGAGGCGTGCGTAAAGCGGGCAGTTTCGCGAAAGAAGGTACAAAGATGTACACCCTTACTGAGTGCAGCCGGGTATCAAAGTTCTGACCTTCATACAGCCTGATGGTGGAGCTGAACTTATATTCTTTACGTTGGGCAGCATTTCTAATCAAGTGCCCAAACTCTCCCACCAAAGACAGCATGGCAGCTTGTGGAGTCATCAGCTTTGAAATATTGGTAAGTTGGTTGGCGATGATGTTGAAGAAGACTTCGCGGCTGTCTGAGGTAAAAAGCCTGGCTTCTACGGTAGCGTCTATGTTGCGCTCATCAGAGGCCAGGGGCAATTTGTCAATGATCCTGATGGCGTCAATGTTATCAGAGATACGGGTTGCGTAATTCTTTTTGTCTGTGGCGGGCTCAAAGGCAAAGTTGTACAGGGGGTATACGATTGGTTCCTGCCCAAAAAGCTTGGCGTTTTTCAGCTGCGCCGAAATAAACAAAGATTCAAGGTTGATGTAATCGCGCCGGCGGGCTTTGGTGGTGCCCTGTTCCAGTTCATTAATCACTCTGGAGAATTGCCCGGCATTGAGCAAATACATGTCAGTGGTGAGGTACTGCCATTCATCGGTGAACTCAAATTTGTCCAAGTAATTGTATCCCAATCGGGTCTCAATCCTGTCTTGCGCCTGTCCGGTAAAAGTGCACAGCAAGAGAAAAAGCAGAAAGGAGCGTGCAAGGCTTCTTGGCTTCATGTATCTGGGTTTTAATGGTGGCTGTTCCTAAGTAACGCATTTAAAGCGGCATGCGTGTGCTACTCTACAAAGTTCGGTTGTAATTTGCCCAAAGCCAAAGGAATAGGCAGTTGCTTTGCCAGTTGTTTCTCCCGACCTTTCCTCTTTCAAAGAAAACACCCCAGTGCATTCAATTATCCTATTCCTGCAGCGCTTCCTCTCTTCTCCCCGATTCTGGTTTGTGGCGGTAGTGGGCTTTACCCTTTTGTACTATTTTGCGGAGCACGAGGGCTTTTATTACGCGGATGACGGCTCGTACAGTCTGTACGCCCACCAAGTGCTACACGGAGGTTTTCACTTTGATGACTATTCTTTTTGCCACCGCTTCATGGTGTTTGTACCCACCACATTGTTTTACTGGTTATGGGACCATAACATTTACACCACCACCCTTTGGCCTCTGCTCTGCACTTTGGGAACGCTGCTTTTGCTGTATCTTACCTTTCGGAAGAAGCATCCGGTGGCAATTTCCTGGGCGCTGGTGTTATTAGGGCTGTATTATTTTCAACTGAACACCTCCAACTACCTATACCCAGACAACATCCTGCTTTTCTTTACCACGGCCTGTCTGCTGGTGTTATACCGGGCCAGAAACCCTCTGCCTTCGGTTAAAGAAGAAGTGTATTGGGGAATGGGGTTTGCAGTGCTGAATTTATTGGCTTTCCTCACGAAGGAAACCATTGTGTACACCGTTCCTTTTTACCTTACGCTATTTGGCTACCAAGCTTTCCGCCGACAAAATTCACGATTTTGGTTCACAGCGGCCGTAACCGGAATTTTGCTTTTGGCAGCTTATTTTCTGCTCTATAAAATTTATTCCGGCGATGCGCTCCAACGGTTATATGACATAAAAGCCACCAATACCGCCGAAACAAAACAAGCGTACTTAGATACCAGATCTGCCACGCTTTTCCCACGCCTCACCTATGGGCCATTTCTCTTTTTTATTGGAACCGGACTAGCTATCCCGTTGGCCATGGCAGCACTTTTCTGGATGAGCAATTCTAAGAAACAGCCCTTCTCTTTAAGTTCTCCCATTTACTTCTGGCTTATTGCCATGCTAGGCATGCTCTTGCCTATCTGGTTTGGAACTGCTACAGTTGATTTCTACAAACCCATGCCCTTGGTACCCCGCATGTTTCACCCTCTGCTTCCGGCTTTCTGTTTGCTGGCTGGGTTAACAATGGAGCAAGTTTGGAATAAGAGAATCGCGTTTCTTTATTTGGCTGTTGTTTTTGGAATAAGTACGCTGCTAGTTAGCCAGAACATGGTGGTTATGTACCTGCCTCTTACCCTCTTTTTCGCGGTTCTGTTTTTCTGGAATCGGTCGTGGCCCCATTGGTTAGGATTGCTGGCGGTGGCCGCGGTTTTATGCATTAGACCGGTTTACTTTATGATTAAGCCTACCGTGTCTTATTATTTTGAACAAAAAGCACTGGTAGACCAACACCTCAACCATGAGAACGGAAGACATGTGGTACTAATGGATTCATTTTTACTAGAGAAGTTTGATTTCTTCTATGGGTTTCAAGTGCCTAAAAACTATACATTCCAGGAATATTCCGCTTAC is part of the Rufibacter tibetensis genome and harbors:
- a CDS encoding glycosyltransferase family 39 protein, which produces MHSIILFLQRFLSSPRFWFVAVVGFTLLYYFAEHEGFYYADDGSYSLYAHQVLHGGFHFDDYSFCHRFMVFVPTTLFYWLWDHNIYTTTLWPLLCTLGTLLLLYLTFRKKHPVAISWALVLLGLYYFQLNTSNYLYPDNILLFFTTACLLVLYRARNPLPSVKEEVYWGMGFAVLNLLAFLTKETIVYTVPFYLTLFGYQAFRRQNSRFWFTAAVTGILLLAAYFLLYKIYSGDALQRLYDIKATNTAETKQAYLDTRSATLFPRLTYGPFLFFIGTGLAIPLAMAALFWMSNSKKQPFSLSSPIYFWLIAMLGMLLPIWFGTATVDFYKPMPLVPRMFHPLLPAFCLLAGLTMEQVWNKRIAFLYLAVVFGISTLLVSQNMVVMYLPLTLFFAVLFFWNRSWPHWLGLLAVAAVLCIRPVYFMIKPTVSYYFEQKALVDQHLNHENGRHVVLMDSFLLEKFDFFYGFQVPKNYTFQEYSAYLKSAHPATDSVFLLINNGVLEHPELMLTLREKDILPLFPSAQLINQKGKVKLFMLPKDSLK